The Bacteroidota bacterium genomic interval TTTGACTTATAACTCTGATGATGCGAAGAATCACAGCTCTGCTTGCACTGTTTACAGCCTGTCTATTGATTTCCACTTCTCTGAAATCACAAACTTTTTACGGGGGCGGTGGCACCATTCCTGATAATAATTCGAATATTGATTTCACCATTAATGTGAGCGGACTGGTACCTACCCATATCGATACCGCCACGTTTGGACTTGAGTCGGTGTGTGTGAACATTCTGCACACCTGGGATTCAGATTTGGAGCTTACACTTATTGCTCCCGATGGAACTTCTATTATGTTATTCTCATCTGTGGGCGGTGATGGAGATAACTTCTCAAATACCTGCCTGAATGGAAATGCTACTACTCCCATAACGGATGGCGCAGCACCTTTTTCCGGTACTTACCGGCCTATTGGTGCTCTTGGAAATGTAAATAATCAGCAGATTGGGAATGGTAACTGGGTACTGCGTTTGCGCGATTTGGCAAGTGGCGATCAGGGAACTCTTCTGGGATGGAGCCTGACCTTCGGGAATAACCCTTCGCCTATGTTTAAATTTGTTTCTTCGAACCTTCCAATCGTTGTGATAAACACATTTGGTGCGGATATTCCTGATGCGCCAAAAATCACTGCTAAAATGGGAATTATCTACAACGGTCCGGGTGTGCGGAATTATATGACAGATGCCTTCAACAATTATAATGGATGGGTGGGCATTGAATTGCGCGGCTCCAGCTCGCAATGGTTCCCCAAAAAACCTTATGGCTTCGAAACCCGTGATTCACTTGGTACTGCATTGGATGTTCCCATTCTTGGGATGCCTGCCGAAAACGACTGGTGCCTCATTGCCAATTATAGCGACAAAACATTGATGCGTAACCTGATGACCTATAATCTTACTTCAAAGCTTAACCAGTATTCTGTGAGGAATCAAAGTTGCGAAGTGGTGCTCAATGGCGAATACAAAGGCGTTTATTTACTTACCGAAAAAATTAAACGTGATAAACATCGGGTTGATATTTCTAAACTTCAACCTGCGGATACTACCGGCGATCAGCTAACAGGCGGCTATATCATCAAGATTGATAAACAAACAGGCTCAGGCGGCGATGGCTGGGTTTCTCCATTCCCGCCTGCTCAGAATCCTAATGGACAAACTATATATTTTCAGTACAGTTATCCCGATGCTGCTGAAATTTTACCTGAACAGAAGTTGTATATCCGGCAATTTATGGACACAGTAGAAACTGTCCTCGATTCGTCTATTTACAATAATCCAGCGCTTGGTTATGCGCGTTATATCAATGTGCATTCTTTCATAGACTATTTAATAGTGAATGAGATCAGTAAAAATGTAGATGGCTACAGATTGAGCACATTCATGTATAAAGACCGCAACAGTAAAGACGGACGGCTTACCATTGGTCCGGTGTGGGATTATGATCTTACCTGGTGGAATGCCGATTATTGCGGTGGAAATGATTATACCGGATGGGCCTACAAATTCAGTGATATCTGTAGTTATGATACCTGGCAGGTGCCGTTTTGGTGGAACCGGCTTATGCAGGATACCGTTTTTCAAAATAAACTTAGATGCCGTTGGAATACCCTTCGTATGGGCGTTTTGAGTACTCCCAATGTGCTCCATTATATTGATTCAACGGCATCATACCTGAATGAAGGACAACAGCGCAACTTCTACCAATGGCCCATCATCGGGCAGTATGTCTGGCCCAATCCAAGCCCTATCGCGACATCGTACACCGAAGAAGTGCAGCACTTAAAAGATTGGGTGATGAACCGTTTTTCATGGCTAGACGACAGCATCCCGGGGCATTGTGTTGAACCTGCCGACTCATCTCAAAATGATGTTTCAGGAATTAATTTTGCAAATGACGAATCGAACGGATTTAGTGTATATCCCAATCCGGGCACAGGAGTATTCTACTTTTTATTGCCCGATTTGAATAATGAACAGGCCGTACTCAGCATTTGCGATATGAATGGAAAAATTGTGCTGCTGCAGAATATTACATCCGGTTATGCGGGTGATACACGCATGCTTCCAATTAATTTTTCGCCCGGAATGTATCTGGTGCGTTTGATAACTTCAGAAGCACTGCATCAGCAAAGGCTTGTCATCACTCAATAATCGCGCTACTCTATCACGAGTTTATTACACGCAGTTTTGTTTGCCGACTCTGCAACAATAAAATAAATGCCTGCTGAATGCCTGCTAAGGTCAATGGTGGCTTTAGCTGGCGCGTTTGCATACACCTCGTCTGAAACAAGCATTCCGTAGCAATTATAGATGCGCACGTTCACACGTTCACCTTCCATTCCGTTAAATGCTATTTGGGCTATTCCTTTGGTGGGATTCGGAAAAACGCCTATTGACGGCACTTCCGCGAGAATATCAGGTGCAATGCCGGTTACAATGCTGTTGGGCGTAAACCGAAATGTCTGTCCGGGATCGGGAGCAGGTCTGTCGGGTGGATTGCCGAAGTTGAGTGTGGCTGTTGCGGAGTAGTTCACATTTTCAAAAATAACGTTATCCCAGGTTGACATCGAACTTTTGCGTGCAACAAGCAACTGACCGGGCTCATGACCCGGGCCTTTCAAACCGCAGGCTGATGTTTTATAATACGATGCTGCCGCAGAAGGCGTCCATGTTCCATACACAAAGTCAATGACGTTGGACGATTCATGCAATTTAATCTGGAAATTGATATTATCATACTGCTGTGCCGGATTCGTAGTTTTATCGCGCAGGTTTTTGAATTGAATAGTACAGATGCGGTTCGGTGCCGTTCCTGATGTGTAAACTCTATATTCGGGAGTTCCGGTGCCTGCTTCAAGGTCATGGTTGAATGCTGAAATGATATTGATATCTGCCGTGTCGTTGCTGTTAAAAATGCCACCGGTTGCATTGAGGGCATCATCAAAATAGAGTGCCGGAGTAGAGGGAGGCGCCGTTCCCAACCTGATAAATCCATTCGTGTTTAACACGAATTTGCTGTATATGCTGCAATCATATCCAAAGTTAAATCCAATATCTATAGCCGCCGAACTGGCATCATCAAAATCCGCAGTTGTGATTACATTACCATTACTTCCCAAATCAATATATGAGTCAGAAAAGTTCTGAGCATCGATAGCATCATAATCAAATTTCCCGTGCGTTACTGTAGTTACGATTGTGTCGTTCCATCGGTCACAATCCAGCGCCAGTGAAGTAAATGCTTTTAAGGTATGTGTTCCGAAAGTGCTGAAATCTGCAGTTTGCGCAAATGTATAAACGTAACTCCCGCCAACATTTATTACCGTAGGAATGGACTCAGTAACGACCGCATTGTTATCAATCTGATACGAAATACCTGTCCCCGGTGCAAGCGGAAGATTGCTCGTGTTTTTTATGGTTACCCTTACCTGCTGGTTTGCTGTAAGGTTGCAGCCCGATACGGGCGTGGGGATTGCCTCGGTACTTAAATTGCTGGCGCACACAGCGCCGCCGTTCAGGTTGAAAGATATGGTTCCGCCGGCAGTGCTTATTGCTGAAATGTCAAGTCCTCCGGGCGACCCGTCAGATAAAAAGGACGATGGGTCGGTGTTGTTATTGATTTTTTTACGGTTCACATTAGCACTCATATAGGCATTATCTGGCTGCCCGGTCAAAATAATATCACCTCCGGGGCGGTAAACATACACTTCGTCGAGTGTTGCACCGCCATCGTATCCTGCGTTTCCGTAACCGTCAAAATTTGAGTTGATACGGTAAACGACAATGCCGCTGCCCGGAAGTGAACTTTCAAAAACACCGCTTTTTTTACGGTATTCCACCACAAAATATTCGGTGGTTGAGTTGGGCGAATTGATACGGTAACAATTGCCTGTGGGTGTTGTCAAGGGATTCAGCGTATACGTTCCGGCAGCGCTGATTACGGGGATACTGCTTATCCATCCGCCGTAGCGAAATTTCATATACGCACCCATGTGCTGTGGCGGTTCCTGATTGCTTTGCATCAAATCCCAGATGCCTACAGGCATAAGGCCATCTTGGTTGTAATGGTAGAGATCGGGTGCGCCCAGTGTATGAAACATTTCATGGCAAAGTACGCCGTTGCCACTCACCAGCAGATGATTCTGTACCTGCAGATTGTAATCATACACCCGCTTTCCATTGATATAAATATTCTGGGAGTAAAGTGTCCAGCGGTGCGGCCATAGCAATGTGCTCCATGCCGTAGTGTTTCCATCAACAATAAAACAAATATTATCAATGTAGCCATCGTTGTTGTAATCAAGATTGAGCCCTGCAGGGATTTGGCCGCTGACAGCATTGATGGCGTTTATCAGAAGCTCATGTTCTGTCAGACCTTGATCGGTGTAACCACCCGGATTCGTGATTGCATCATACGGCTCGTAGTGTGATCTTGGATAAGTATCCTGATATGAAATGACGGTACTCCCCGAAGGATGGGGATAGAATTTTGTATTTATATGAAGCGCTCCGTACGATGCTTCTTCAAAATAATTTTTCATCGAATTAGAACCCGCCGGACCAACAAAGAAATTATAATAAGTCATCGTATCATCAGTAAATTCAGGCTCTCCGCTGAAACGGATATAAATAACAAGGTTGTTTATGGTGCCGCTTGACTTAGAATTGCTGCCATTTTTCAGGTCTGCGGGAGGTTTTGGGGTCGCCGCCAAACGGGCATTCCGCAATTGCAGCATCTGAGAAGCCGAAATATTGATTCCGGGCGTTAAACCGAAAAGTGCAGGATTAGTATGCCCTGCAATCAAATCACTTGCCTGCAATTGACCGTCGACAAGCTTTGCATAACACCAATAACCTGTTTTATGATTTTGGATAATAGTATAATTCTCCGCATCATGAATCCAGTTATAATATTCGTCGCCTGTTGCAAAACATTGCAGTGACGTGCCATCGGGCTGTTTCACCGTTACGGGATGATTGGATATCCAGGCTGCCTGCACACTAGCAGAGAATAATAGTGCGATTAAAAAAAGTGCGGCTTTCGTATTCATGGTTAGGATTTTGCTCAAATTTAAGAAGAAATGCGGAAATCAGGACAGACAATTATGAACTAAGAGTTAAGAACTGAGAACTAAAAATTGTTGAATTTTCGAATTATTCCTGGTATTTCACGCAAAGGCGCAGAGACGCAGAGAAACTCATGTCCGTTTTTTGCACTTTTTTGGACATGATTTTCTGACAAAGAGTTATGAACTTAAATAGTTGGCCGGTCAAATTTTCAAATTGACTGATTGCCGAATTACCTGATTCTCTAATTGACTAATTGTCAAATTGTTTATTTTTCCAGCAGCATCACCGAATGATTGGCATTGCGGTAGTGGTTGTATATGAGAATGCGTTTGGGTTTGAAGGGGCTGACACTTCCTTTAAGGACGTAGGATGGAACTGAACCTTCACGGATGATATTTGCGCCCAGCCATACGGCGAAGGCTGATGCGGTATGGTATTCACCGCAAAGGTGTTTGAAAAAACCTGTTACGGTATCTTTGAAAAGCCCGTCAGATAGGGTTTGGTAAACAGCATCATCATTCACATCGCCGTTATTGCCCAAAAGTATGAGGTCAACATCCGAAATGTTCAAGCCGCACCGGTTTAAATAGGTGGTAATATGTTTTGTAATTACTGCCGCATCTTTCGGTTTATAGAACATATACGGCTCATACAGGCCGGGATAACCGTTCGACGAGGGTTCATGGCCGAGTGTAATAAAAACGGCGCCTTCGCCGGGCAGGGTACCTGCCGTCTGGCTGTTCAGCATGGCTGCGGAATCAATACGTTCTTTCTTCCAGAGATTATTCAGCGAGGTAATGGCATAATGCTGTTCAGTAATCTCATCAATGCCACCAATTAAAATGTTGCCGGCTTCCTGTTCTTCAATCAGGTACATACCGTCGAGCAAGGCGCTTTCAAATGAAAAACCGCGGTGTACATACGTTGAATTGTATGCTGTGCATTTCAGCGTGATGGCAATCTGTGCACTAATGGTATTGTATGTTGACTGAATAAAATTCGTGGGGTTAAGCAGTGTTTCGTTATTGTCGAGCATAGTGGTGAGGAACTTTTCAGTATCCTCGGTACATCCCATGCCGGTGCCGGTAATAATGGCGTCGGGGTTCTGTACGCCCGCTTCCCGTGAGCTTATAATAGCTGCCGTGATGCCCGAACGGATAATGCGGCTGAGTCTGCGGATGGCTATCGGGTTAATATATTCTTTATAAGCCGGCTCCACACACTTCATCAGTGGTCCCGGGTATATTTTCATTTCAGCAGGGAGACGCCCGTTGCTGAATGTTTCCTGCGGTGAGATACAACCGATGCCTTTAATGTATGCTTTCATGCAGGGTGCTTTGTGAAGATAAGTGATGTATTGTTGCCGCCGAATCCGAATGAATTTGACAAAACATGTTTTATGTTGAGATTGCTGATTAGTTCAGCCACCGGGCTAAAGCCGAGTTCTTCTATTTGGGTAACGAAATTCAGGTTAGGCCATGCCTTACCGTGTTGCAATGCGATGATGCTGATGATAGCTTCAATAGCTCCTGCCGCGCTGGTAGTGTGCCCTGTATAAGGCTTGGTGGAGCTGAAGGGCGGAATGGCTGCACCGAAAATATGCTGGAGCGCTTTTCCTTCCGATACATCGTTATTATCCGTTCCGGTGCCATGGGCGTTTACATAACCGATTTCTTTTGCATCAATACCCGCGCAGCGGATTGCTTTATCCATGGCCAAAGCTGCGCCTTTACCGTCGGGTGATGAAGCCGTTTGGTGGAATGCTTCGCATGAATTTCCGTAGCCGGTTAGTTCGCATAAAATGGTGCGTCCGCTTTTTAGTGCAGATTCCTCCGATTCAAGCACCAGATAAGCCGCTCCTTCGCCCAAATTGATACCGGCACGTGCCGCATCAAATGGTTTGCAGGGTTCTGCATCCAGTATTTTGAGGGAATTAAAACCGTTGAGATGGAATTTGGTCAGGCATTCCGAACCACCTGCAATTACGCGGTCGAGCTGACCGTGTTTTATCAGGCGAGCTGCCAGTAAAATTGAATTTGCCGATGATGAACAAGCCGTACTGGCTGTAGTTATAAAATCATGAATCCCGGTAAGGTCGGCAAGTTGTTCGCAATGGTCGCCGCAATCGTGTGTGTCGATATAACAGTTCCCTTTTTTCTCTTTAAGATACTCGTAATAGTGAATTTCACTTTTATCCATACCACCCACGGTCGTTGCCGAAATGAGTCCTGTGCGGCTTTCACTGATATCTGTAATGCCTGCTGCTGATAATGCTTGTTTTGCGGCAGCAACAGCGAGTAAGGTGGTGCGGGTAAACCCCATGGATGTGCTCAGACCTGCCATGAGTGCAAGTTCATCGTTTGTAAACGGAACTTCTCCGGCGGGCAGGTTATTATGAACCGTTTGTAGAAGTTTAATAGGGTGTATTCCGGAAGTGCCTTTACATAAGGCATCGAAGGTTTCTGTGATGCCTGAACCAATGGCTGAAATGATTCCTGCACCTGTAACAAAAACCCGTTTATTCATCAGCCCTGTTTCTTTTGGTGTTCGGTAATATATTCAGCCAGAGTGCGGATAGATGCGAATATTTTCTTTCCTTCTTTAGGATCTTCGATTTTAATGCCGTAGTTTTTCTCAAGCAAAACGATAATCTCCAGTGCATCGATAGAATCTAAACCAAGACCATCGCCGAAAAGTGCCGCATCAGCGTCAATATCTTCGGGTTTAAGATCTTCAAGGTTGAGTTGTTGAATAATTTCGATTCTTAGCTTATTGATTAATTCTTCCATTTTTCAATTATTCTCCGTTATTGTGGATATTTAAAATATTCTTTTGATCAAACGCCGTTTTACCTTCTTTTTCTACCAGCATCAGCGTTGTTTGATATTCCTGTTTTTCATTGATATCTGCCCATCCGGCTATGCATGCCTTTACTTTTCCGTTGGTGAACAATCCGTTCACATATTCAACTAATTGGGCGGTATCAAACTTTTCCTGCACCAACAGGCAATTTTCGCCGAAAATTTTATTCTTGATACAAATTTCACCAATGGCGATATTGGGCAGGGTATAAACAAAAATGGCCGGACTCGGGAAATAATTTGAGCGCTCATCAATGCTGCCCTGAAATTCAATATCGGTAGTGATAGTAGATGATGCGTTCGCAATTACTACCCCTATATCTTCTTTCGAAAACCTGGTTAAGAACGTTGTATCTTTTAATAAAACCTCTGCCGCAACAAATGCTAATTTACTAAGGCTGTCCATTTTATAGAACTTCGGGTAACTTATACCACATTCTTTATAGGCAGCTTTAATAAAGTCTGCAAAATTAATAAAAATATCCTGTTGAAATACAATATTATTATCAACAACAAGTTGTTGGTTGCGAATGGAGCTGTATTTTGAGATGTATAACTTCATTAAGTTGCTTATTCTGTTTTACATAGAACAAGTGCTGCATTGCACCCGCCAAAGCCCGAAGCCGTCTTCAATACTTTATTTACAGTCCTGTTTTTCAGGCCTTTAATAACATTGATGGCGTCCGGAACGCCTAATTCGCTAAAACCCAGTGTGCTAAATAATATATTGGCACGCATTGAATGTACGCTCAGCGCCGTTTCAATAACACCGGCGGCACCCAAGGTGTGACCAAAATAGCCTTTGTAGCTGTTAACAGGCACATTTTCAATACCTGCAAGCGTAAAGGCTTTTGCTTCCATTTCATCATTGTAGGGCGTTGCTGTACCGTGTGCCGAAATGTAATCAAGATTCTCAGCAGTGGTATTGGTCGCCGTCATAGCCTTCTGAACAGCAATATACAGACCTTCACCTGTTCGCGACGGACCTGAAATATGATTTGAATCATTACTGCTGGCGCCGCCGCAGGCACAAATTTTCTGTGTGTCCTGAACGTGGCCGGCATCGGAGGTAAGCAGGAGTGTTCCGGCACCTTCGCCAAGATTTAATCCATCGCGCCCGATATCAAAGGGTTTGCACGGACCAAAACTTAGGGATTTAAAGGATTGAAATCCGGAAACAACAAATTCAGAAACAATATCAGCACCTGCCACCACGGCGTTATCATACTTACCCGATGAAATAAGGTCAACCGCTGTGATTACAGCTAATACGCCTGATATACAAGCATTTGATATTAAATATGGCTTATTGGGGTTTTGAAAGAAGCGGCTTACTTCGGCGGCAGCTTTCCACAAGTGGATGCGTTCAGGTTCAAATTCACCTTGATGGCGTTTTTCATGAAGGTCAATATTGCCTTTCGTCGAAGAAATAATAAATATGGTTTTCGGAGATGCAAGGTCAATACTGCATTTTTCTGATGCCTGACTGATAGATGTTATCAGGAGTTTTTCGAAGCGGGTGAATTTTTGTTCGCCAATAATTGCCTGACTTGTTTGATTGAGGCGTTCGGTATCTGCCACCGAAAGAAATAAAGGGTCGGGGTGCAGCAATGGGTTGGTGTTGAGTTTTACCCCGGTGACGTTATCCTTAATATTGCGGATATTTTCAGCAGAAGTAAACCCGAGAGAGGTGATGATATTGTCCGAAGCTACGTAAACAGGCGCCATTCAGTTTATTTGTAAATGTTGCTATATCTCCCACTTTTTCTTCCAGTCTGCATAAAAGGGTGGCAAAGTTAATACAAGTTCTCCATTTTTATCAATAAAAACCTGTATAGTTTGAGCGGTGGCAACAATTTCGCCTGTAGCCTCTTTAAACAGCGTATAATCGAAAATAACTTTTGCTGCTTCCGTGTTTACATAGCGTGCTTCAACAATAACATTGTCGCCGTATTGCAATATTTTTTTATAATTGATATCCACTTTTACCAAAGGCGTAGCAAGCCCTGCATCATACACATCGAGGTAGCCTATTCCGTATTTTTCGCCGAATGCTTCTCTGCCGTCTTCAAGATATTTTAAATAGTGACCATGCCATACAATTTTTAATGAGTCAACTTCATTAAAGCGCACTTTAATACTAATTCTTTCTGATAATTCCATTGTTTCTTTTGTGTGTTTTTTCTTATAAGCGGCAAAGTTATGCAATAATAAATGGGGCGATGGAATTTCTATTGTGATACTTTTTTGAGCTTATAAAAAATGGCATGTTCTTTATCTGAAATGTCGAGCAGAATATCTGCCATTTCGTTGAAGGAGTTATGGAAGTTCTCCCGGGTTTTGATATACTGTGCAGCAATATGGCTGAACTCGCGCCATCTGTTACCAACCTGACCCATTTCAACTGCAACATCATTAATCCAGTCTTGTTTAAGAATCGCTGCCGATTCTTTAAGAAATGCACCGTAAATATATCGGTATCCGGAGCCGCCCGTACCGGCTATTTCAAGCATTTGAATTTGCTGAAGCAAATATTGTCTCGACGTTTTTTCTCCCAGTTTTTCGGGCCATTTACGAAAGCTGTCTGAAAAATACCGTATTCCTTTTGTTCCTATCAGCCAGAAATAATAGCCAATCATTTCCCTGACCGAAATTTTTATACCGTTTACTATAGGCTGGTGCAGGTCGATGTTTTCGGGGACTTTGGTTATCCAATACATTTTACCGTGAGGTGTAAAAGCGCCGGGAGCATAACGCACGCGCTTCATTTCTTCGTAAGGAACTTTCTGTATCCCGTCAAAAATACTGTCGCTTACCAGATAGTCTCCATTTTCTTTACCTACCACCGACATCGTATGGATATTATAATGCAGGCGGCCTTCGGGTGGAAAATAATTCAGATGGTAAACGCCTACCTGAAGATTGGCAGGGATTCCTTTGTCAAGAACCCGGTCTAATTCATCCATCGCCTTAGCGGGATTGCTGTAAGTTTTTAACTCAAATTCAATATCCAGCTGTTTGCAAACGCGTGAAAATATTTTGCCGGGTAAGCGCCTGAAAGCTGAGATTGGAACATGATTAATTTTCACAAAAGGCAGGTAAACAAAAGAGATTCCTGAACCGATTCCGAAAATCATGGGCTCTGATAACTGGATTCCATTGTAGCGCAAAACATTGAGTATGGAACCTGTTTCGCAATGCGAATGAACTTCGTGCTGATAACCGTCGAGGAGCATACGTAGGTCTTTCTTTTTATTATTTGATACTTAAAAGTTCATCAATACTGATTCCAAAAGCGGCGGCATATTTTTCGAGTACTGCCGTATTGAGATTCTTAAAAACCTTTGGTTTCATATGTCTTTTTACTTTCCATTTCGCGATGTCGGCATAGCCTGATAATATCGTCAGGTCCATTACGGTTCGTTCCATGAAATAAAGCAGCGGACTGGCTTCACCGTTCAATACTTTTCGTTTTGCAATCTGGACGCGGTCATAAATATTTTCCCAATGCTCTTTTAAGGGAATCAATCGTTCCATATGATTGGCGGTCATAACCGTACTGAAATCGCCGCTTTCATCCAGATTATAATATAATAATGCCCAATCATAGGAGCCTTCAGGATATTCCGGGGTGATTTTTAGTCCCGGGTATTTTTCGTCTTCCATAAAATAGTTTTATCAGAACGCATATACTCGTGGTAAACAATTGTAATAAAGGTTCTTCCCCTTTATCAGAAACAAATTATTTTATTGCTTTAAACCGTTGATAAATTAGTGCAACAGAAAATGAGCCTGCCCCGAACAGGAATAGTCTGAACGTGTCTTTGAGAACTGCTGATAAGCCTGCGTCACGTAAAAAGATGGCGTAATAGGCCTTTAGCGCCCAGTTTAAGGGTGAAAATCCGCTGATGTCTATCATCGCCTGAGGCATCATATAAATGGGCATCCACAAACCGCCAATAGCAGACATAATAATTACAATGCCGGTTCCAAAAGCTGCAGCTTGCTGATAAGTAGTTGAAAGTGTTCCTATCATCACACCGAATCCCACGGCTGCAAATGCAGAAACCATGATGGTCGTTATAAGTGCCATCGGATGCGAACCCAGTTGTAATGCCGGAAGATTAACATATTGAATAAGGTATACACCAATTGAAAAGAGAATCAGTACCTGAATGATGCACACCAGAAAATAAACAATGAGTTTACCCAGAAAGGAAACCACGAGCGTATTCGGCATCGTTTTAAGACGCAGGTAAGCGCCTTCACCTTTTTCCTGAATAATACTTCCTGACAGCGGTAACACAATAAAAAACATACAGAAAAGTGTCCATGCCGGCACATTATGCTGCGTGGTATTGGGCAAAATTTCAGCTTCGCGAGTTGATGCAAATTCTTTTTTAAAGCTTATCATATCAGGGTAATCAATAGAAAGCGATTTTCCATCAGGCATCATTTTCGAAAGAAATTCAGAATAGGTTTGATATACCATGCGCGATTCGGTCATGTAGGCGCTTTGCCCAACAGCACCGGCAACAATAGCTTTTACCGCCATTTTGGCCGCAGGGTCAAATAATAACAGCATTTGAACCGAGTCGTAATGCTTATCAAAATTTGTGTCTTTTATCATTCCCAGATCAACGAATGATTTTTTTACTACGGCTCGTGCATTGCTGCGAAGCGTGTCGGTGGAACCTT includes:
- a CDS encoding CotH kinase family protein — encoded protein: MMRRITALLALFTACLLISTSLKSQTFYGGGGTIPDNNSNIDFTINVSGLVPTHIDTATFGLESVCVNILHTWDSDLELTLIAPDGTSIMLFSSVGGDGDNFSNTCLNGNATTPITDGAAPFSGTYRPIGALGNVNNQQIGNGNWVLRLRDLASGDQGTLLGWSLTFGNNPSPMFKFVSSNLPIVVINTFGADIPDAPKITAKMGIIYNGPGVRNYMTDAFNNYNGWVGIELRGSSSQWFPKKPYGFETRDSLGTALDVPILGMPAENDWCLIANYSDKTLMRNLMTYNLTSKLNQYSVRNQSCEVVLNGEYKGVYLLTEKIKRDKHRVDISKLQPADTTGDQLTGGYIIKIDKQTGSGGDGWVSPFPPAQNPNGQTIYFQYSYPDAAEILPEQKLYIRQFMDTVETVLDSSIYNNPALGYARYINVHSFIDYLIVNEISKNVDGYRLSTFMYKDRNSKDGRLTIGPVWDYDLTWWNADYCGGNDYTGWAYKFSDICSYDTWQVPFWWNRLMQDTVFQNKLRCRWNTLRMGVLSTPNVLHYIDSTASYLNEGQQRNFYQWPIIGQYVWPNPSPIATSYTEEVQHLKDWVMNRFSWLDDSIPGHCVEPADSSQNDVSGINFANDESNGFSVYPNPGTGVFYFLLPDLNNEQAVLSICDMNGKIVLLQNITSGYAGDTRMLPINFSPGMYLVRLITSEALHQQRLVITQ
- a CDS encoding M6 family metalloprotease domain-containing protein, which produces MNTKAALFLIALLFSASVQAAWISNHPVTVKQPDGTSLQCFATGDEYYNWIHDAENYTIIQNHKTGYWCYAKLVDGQLQASDLIAGHTNPALFGLTPGINISASQMLQLRNARLAATPKPPADLKNGSNSKSSGTINNLVIYIRFSGEPEFTDDTMTYYNFFVGPAGSNSMKNYFEEASYGALHINTKFYPHPSGSTVISYQDTYPRSHYEPYDAITNPGGYTDQGLTEHELLINAINAVSGQIPAGLNLDYNNDGYIDNICFIVDGNTTAWSTLLWPHRWTLYSQNIYINGKRVYDYNLQVQNHLLVSGNGVLCHEMFHTLGAPDLYHYNQDGLMPVGIWDLMQSNQEPPQHMGAYMKFRYGGWISSIPVISAAGTYTLNPLTTPTGNCYRINSPNSTTEYFVVEYRKKSGVFESSLPGSGIVVYRINSNFDGYGNAGYDGGATLDEVYVYRPGGDIILTGQPDNAYMSANVNRKKINNNTDPSSFLSDGSPGGLDISAISTAGGTISFNLNGGAVCASNLSTEAIPTPVSGCNLTANQQVRVTIKNTSNLPLAPGTGISYQIDNNAVVTESIPTVINVGGSYVYTFAQTADFSTFGTHTLKAFTSLALDCDRWNDTIVTTVTHGKFDYDAIDAQNFSDSYIDLGSNGNVITTADFDDASSAAIDIGFNFGYDCSIYSKFVLNTNGFIRLGTAPPSTPALYFDDALNATGGIFNSNDTADINIISAFNHDLEAGTGTPEYRVYTSGTAPNRICTIQFKNLRDKTTNPAQQYDNINFQIKLHESSNVIDFVYGTWTPSAAASYYKTSACGLKGPGHEPGQLLVARKSSMSTWDNVIFENVNYSATATLNFGNPPDRPAPDPGQTFRFTPNSIVTGIAPDILAEVPSIGVFPNPTKGIAQIAFNGMEGERVNVRIYNCYGMLVSDEVYANAPAKATIDLSRHSAGIYFIVAESANKTACNKLVIE
- a CDS encoding beta-ketoacyl synthase chain length factor — protein: MKAYIKGIGCISPQETFSNGRLPAEMKIYPGPLMKCVEPAYKEYINPIAIRRLSRIIRSGITAAIISSREAGVQNPDAIITGTGMGCTEDTEKFLTTMLDNNETLLNPTNFIQSTYNTISAQIAITLKCTAYNSTYVHRGFSFESALLDGMYLIEEQEAGNILIGGIDEITEQHYAITSLNNLWKKERIDSAAMLNSQTAGTLPGEGAVFITLGHEPSSNGYPGLYEPYMFYKPKDAAVITKHITTYLNRCGLNISDVDLILLGNNGDVNDDAVYQTLSDGLFKDTVTGFFKHLCGEYHTASAFAVWLGANIIREGSVPSYVLKGSVSPFKPKRILIYNHYRNANHSVMLLEK
- a CDS encoding beta-ketoacyl-[acyl-carrier-protein] synthase family protein gives rise to the protein MNKRVFVTGAGIISAIGSGITETFDALCKGTSGIHPIKLLQTVHNNLPAGEVPFTNDELALMAGLSTSMGFTRTTLLAVAAAKQALSAAGITDISESRTGLISATTVGGMDKSEIHYYEYLKEKKGNCYIDTHDCGDHCEQLADLTGIHDFITTASTACSSSANSILLAARLIKHGQLDRVIAGGSECLTKFHLNGFNSLKILDAEPCKPFDAARAGINLGEGAAYLVLESEESALKSGRTILCELTGYGNSCEAFHQTASSPDGKGAALAMDKAIRCAGIDAKEIGYVNAHGTGTDNNDVSEGKALQHIFGAAIPPFSSTKPYTGHTTSAAGAIEAIISIIALQHGKAWPNLNFVTQIEELGFSPVAELISNLNIKHVLSNSFGFGGNNTSLIFTKHPA
- a CDS encoding phosphopantetheine-binding protein; amino-acid sequence: MEELINKLRIEIIQQLNLEDLKPEDIDADAALFGDGLGLDSIDALEIIVLLEKNYGIKIEDPKEGKKIFASIRTLAEYITEHQKKQG
- a CDS encoding 3-oxoacyl-ACP synthase, encoding MKLYISKYSSIRNQQLVVDNNIVFQQDIFINFADFIKAAYKECGISYPKFYKMDSLSKLAFVAAEVLLKDTTFLTRFSKEDIGVVIANASSTITTDIEFQGSIDERSNYFPSPAIFVYTLPNIAIGEICIKNKIFGENCLLVQEKFDTAQLVEYVNGLFTNGKVKACIAGWADINEKQEYQTTLMLVEKEGKTAFDQKNILNIHNNGE